A part of Winslowiella toletana genomic DNA contains:
- a CDS encoding sugar efflux transporter — MQTSGATLRRLPDLRSAAFLLVAFLSGIAGALQTPTLSLFLSTEVHARPFMVGLFFTGSALIGIVVSQLLATRSDRQGDRKTLIFQCCLLGAVGCILFAWNRNYFVLLLVGVLLSSFGSTANPQMFALAREHADKTGREAVMFSTIMRTQVSLAWVIGPPVAFALALGFGFQVMYACAAVAFVCCAVIVRYLLPSMRKTVLQTTTMLQAPRRNRRDTLLLFTGCTLMWACNNIWLINMPLYVVHELHLPEKLAGQLMGLAAGLEIPVMLIAGYYARRFSKRALMRCAATCGLLFYAGVLLINTAIPLLLIQGLNAIFIGILAGIGMIYFQDLMPGQAGAATTLFSNSTRVGWILAGSLAGLVAEFWSYHAVFYCALLMNAGTLYCMWRIKNA, encoded by the coding sequence ATGCAAACATCTGGTGCCACTCTTCGCCGCCTGCCTGACCTGCGTTCGGCTGCCTTTCTGCTGGTCGCATTTCTCTCCGGCATCGCCGGGGCGCTGCAGACCCCGACCCTCAGCCTGTTTCTCTCTACGGAAGTGCATGCGCGTCCGTTTATGGTGGGACTGTTTTTTACCGGCAGTGCTTTGATTGGCATTGTGGTGAGCCAGCTGCTGGCGACCCGTTCCGACCGTCAGGGCGACCGCAAGACGCTGATCTTTCAGTGCTGCCTGCTGGGCGCGGTTGGCTGCATTCTGTTTGCCTGGAATCGTAATTACTTTGTCTTGTTACTGGTCGGCGTACTGCTCTCCAGTTTTGGCTCGACCGCCAACCCGCAGATGTTTGCGCTGGCGCGTGAACACGCCGACAAAACCGGCCGTGAAGCGGTAATGTTCAGCACGATTATGCGTACCCAGGTTTCGCTGGCATGGGTCATTGGCCCGCCGGTTGCCTTTGCGCTGGCGCTGGGGTTTGGTTTTCAGGTGATGTACGCCTGTGCGGCGGTGGCATTTGTCTGCTGCGCGGTGATTGTCCGCTATCTGCTGCCATCCATGCGAAAGACCGTGCTGCAAACCACCACCATGTTGCAGGCGCCACGGCGCAACCGCCGCGATACGCTGCTGCTGTTTACCGGCTGTACGCTGATGTGGGCCTGCAACAATATCTGGCTGATTAATATGCCGTTGTATGTGGTGCATGAGTTACATCTGCCGGAAAAACTGGCGGGGCAATTAATGGGGCTGGCGGCGGGACTGGAAATCCCGGTGATGCTGATTGCTGGCTACTACGCCCGCCGCTTCAGCAAACGCGCGCTGATGCGCTGCGCCGCCACCTGCGGGCTGCTGTTTTACGCCGGGGTATTGCTGATCAATACCGCCATCCCGTTACTGCTGATCCAGGGACTGAACGCTATCTTTATTGGCATTCTGGCTGGTATTGGCATGATCTATTTTCAGGATCTGATGCCAGGCCAGGCAGGCGCGGCGACGACGCTGTTCAGCAACTCAACCCGTGTCGGCTGGATCCTCGCCGGATCGCTGGCCGGTCTGGTGGCTGAATTCTGGAGTTACCATGCGGTGTTTTACTGCGCGTTGCTGATGAACGCTGGCACTCTGTACTGCATGTGGCGGATCAAAAACGCCTGA